A region of Planktomarina temperata RCA23 DNA encodes the following proteins:
- a CDS encoding AEC family transporter, with protein MIDVLLKTLPFFAIVGLGYGAARMAFFPEVATAYLTKFVFYFALPAMIIRFSANLSFADLINIPFISAYLSASLLIYLLATGVAMLRRRNVAEAAVEAQCATIGNVGFLGIPMLAMLMGPEAVLWVMLVLAIDQLVFGSLIVILIVGSRDGRMSFGVLRTVGLGLIKNPMIMAMIVGLLCSSSGVVLPAPATEFFDILGAAATPGALFAIGASLASKSAERLSVASWLAFCKLILHPAAVAIAALFIFPVAAYPAAVLIAATALPVAGNIFILATHYEVAPQRVSASIFLSTVASVVTVSLIIAWVSALYS; from the coding sequence ATGATTGACGTTCTTCTCAAAACATTGCCCTTTTTCGCCATTGTGGGTCTTGGCTATGGCGCGGCGCGGATGGCGTTCTTTCCTGAAGTGGCTACGGCCTATCTGACGAAATTCGTGTTTTATTTTGCTTTGCCGGCGATGATTATCCGGTTTTCTGCCAATCTATCCTTTGCGGATTTGATCAATATTCCCTTTATATCTGCCTATCTATCCGCCTCACTGCTGATCTATTTGCTGGCCACGGGGGTTGCGATGCTGCGACGACGCAATGTGGCTGAGGCGGCGGTGGAGGCGCAATGTGCCACGATTGGCAATGTGGGTTTTTTGGGCATTCCGATGTTGGCCATGCTGATGGGACCGGAGGCTGTGCTGTGGGTCATGTTGGTGCTGGCCATTGATCAACTGGTGTTTGGCAGTTTGATTGTGATCTTAATTGTCGGCTCGCGCGATGGGCGCATGAGCTTTGGGGTGCTGCGCACGGTCGGACTTGGGTTGATCAAAAATCCGATGATCATGGCGATGATTGTGGGTTTGCTCTGTTCCTCATCGGGGGTCGTCCTGCCCGCCCCCGCGACAGAATTCTTCGACATTTTGGGCGCGGCCGCAACGCCCGGTGCGCTTTTTGCCATCGGCGCCTCTTTGGCCAGCAAATCGGCTGAGCGGCTCTCTGTGGCCAGTTGGCTGGCCTTTTGTAAGTTGATCTTACATCCGGCGGCTGTGGCGATTGCCGCGCTTTTTATCTTTCCGGTTGCCGCCTATCCCGCTGCGGTTTTGATTGCGGCGACGGCTTTGCCTGTGGCGGGCAATATCTTTATTTTGGCGACGCATTATGAGGTGGCGCCGCAGCGGGTCTCGGCGTCAATTTTCCTCTCGACCGTCGCCTCTGTGGTTACGGTGTCTTTGATCATCGCATGGGTCAGCGCCCTGTACAGCTAA
- the fghA gene encoding S-formylglutathione hydrolase: MEIKSENACFGGAQGVYAHASEACGGEMTFGLFLPEEAKLGPVPVLWYLSGLTCTHENAMTKAGAQAWAAQEGIALVFPDTSPRGADVVDDAAYDLGQGAGFYVNAIQPPWDRHFRMWDYIAEELPALLGRAFAVDLERQSITGHSMGGHGALTLAMGRPGQYRSVSAFSPICNPMGSDWGQKQFTSYLGDDQSLWKPHDASHQMQEVGFDGPVLIDTGTQDQFLDLLKPETLAFAIAKRRQDGHLRMQKGYDHSYFFVSSFMEDHIAFHAEALYAE; this comes from the coding sequence ATGGAAATCAAATCTGAGAACGCGTGTTTCGGTGGAGCGCAGGGGGTTTATGCCCATGCGTCGGAGGCCTGTGGGGGCGAGATGACCTTCGGTTTGTTTTTGCCCGAAGAGGCCAAGCTCGGCCCGGTGCCTGTGCTGTGGTATCTGTCAGGACTGACCTGCACCCATGAAAATGCCATGACCAAAGCGGGTGCGCAGGCTTGGGCGGCGCAAGAGGGGATTGCCTTGGTTTTTCCAGACACATCCCCGCGCGGCGCCGATGTTGTCGATGATGCGGCCTATGACCTGGGGCAAGGCGCTGGGTTTTATGTCAACGCCATACAGCCGCCATGGGACAGGCATTTTCGCATGTGGGATTACATTGCCGAAGAGCTTCCGGCGCTGCTCGGGCGCGCATTTGCCGTTGATTTGGAACGCCAATCCATCACAGGCCATTCCATGGGCGGGCATGGGGCCTTGACCCTCGCCATGGGCCGGCCGGGGCAATACCGCAGCGTTTCGGCCTTTTCTCCCATTTGCAATCCAATGGGGTCAGATTGGGGGCAAAAGCAGTTCACCAGCTATCTGGGGGATGATCAAAGCCTCTGGAAGCCGCATGACGCCAGCCATCAAATGCAAGAGGTTGGCTTTGATGGGCCGGTGCTGATCGACACAGGCACGCAAGATCAATTTTTGGATCTCCTCAAACCCGAAACCCTGGCCTTTGCCATAGCCAAGCGGCGCCAAGACGGGCATCTGCGGATGCAAAAGGGCTATGATCATTCCTATTTTTTCGTTTCGAGTTTTATGGAAGATCACATCGCTTTCCATGCCGAAGCCCTCTATGCGGAGTGA
- the sthA gene encoding Si-specific NAD(P)(+) transhydrogenase, which yields MTQYDLVIIGSGPGGRAAAIQAGKLKRRVLVIDRKDRFGGVSVHTGTIPSKTLRETVLNLSGWRERSFYGRSYRVKDEIGADDLKMRLHKTLDYEVDVLEHQFNRNHVETMSGLARFISPNEVEVTAENGEVTTVAGAHFLIATGTYTYRPDNVPFNGTTILDSDEFLEMAQIPRSLIVIGAGVIGVEYATMFSALDVKVTLIEPRETFLDFIDKTLIQEFTHEIRENGVDLRLGSAVVKIEDCDSHVEVALENGRHVRAEMLLFAAGRMGATQRLGLDAAGLKTDHRGRLNVDRKSYQTDVPHIYAVGDVIGHPSLASTSLQQGRVAACHALDTPSLPESPWFPYGIYSVPEISTCGMSEEETQSRGIPYEVGIARFRETSRGHIMGLEHGMLKMLFSLKTRRVLGVQIVGEGATELIHIAQAVLNLKGTVDYFVQNTFNYPTLAEAYKIAGLDAFNRMPIPEELKVSKGQSL from the coding sequence ATGACGCAATATGATTTGGTGATTATTGGCTCGGGCCCCGGAGGGCGCGCGGCGGCGATACAGGCGGGCAAGCTCAAGCGGCGGGTTTTGGTGATCGATCGCAAGGATCGCTTTGGTGGCGTTTCGGTCCACACGGGCACAATCCCCTCCAAAACTCTGCGTGAGACCGTGCTCAACCTCTCGGGATGGCGGGAGAGGAGTTTTTATGGCCGGTCGTATCGCGTGAAAGATGAGATTGGCGCCGATGATCTCAAGATGCGCCTGCACAAGACACTCGATTATGAGGTGGATGTGCTGGAGCATCAATTCAACCGCAATCATGTGGAAACCATGAGCGGTTTGGCCCGGTTCATCAGCCCGAATGAGGTGGAGGTCACCGCCGAAAATGGCGAAGTGACCACGGTTGCCGGTGCGCATTTTCTGATTGCCACCGGCACCTATACCTATCGGCCTGACAACGTGCCATTCAATGGCACCACCATTCTGGACAGCGATGAGTTCTTGGAAATGGCGCAAATTCCGCGATCTTTGATTGTGATCGGTGCCGGGGTGATCGGTGTGGAGTACGCCACGATGTTTTCTGCTCTCGATGTGAAAGTGACTTTGATTGAGCCTCGGGAAACTTTCCTGGACTTTATTGATAAGACGTTGATCCAGGAATTTACGCATGAGATCCGCGAAAACGGTGTTGATCTGAGGCTGGGCTCGGCGGTGGTTAAGATCGAAGATTGCGACAGCCATGTGGAAGTTGCGCTTGAAAATGGCCGTCATGTGCGCGCAGAAATGCTGCTCTTTGCAGCCGGACGCATGGGGGCGACGCAGCGCTTGGGGCTGGACGCCGCTGGGCTCAAGACCGATCACCGCGGACGGTTGAATGTGGATCGTAAGAGCTATCAAACAGATGTGCCGCATATCTATGCGGTGGGGGACGTGATTGGGCACCCGTCGCTGGCCTCAACCAGCTTGCAGCAGGGACGCGTGGCGGCCTGTCATGCGCTGGACACCCCAAGCCTGCCGGAAAGCCCATGGTTTCCTTATGGGATCTATTCCGTGCCGGAAATCTCGACTTGCGGCATGAGCGAAGAGGAGACTCAATCGCGCGGCATTCCCTATGAAGTCGGCATTGCGCGGTTTCGTGAAACCTCGCGCGGGCATATCATGGGGCTGGAGCATGGGATGTTAAAGATGCTGTTTTCGCTCAAAACCCGCCGGGTTTTGGGGGTGCAAATCGTTGGCGAAGGGGCAACCGAGCTGATCCATATCGCGCAAGCGGTGCTGAACCTGAAGGGCACGGTTGATTACTTTGTGCAAAATACCTTCAATTATCCGACATTGGCGGAGGCTTACAAAATCGCTGGGCTGGACGCGTTTAACCGGATGCCCATTCCTGAAGAGTTGAAAGTCAGCAAAGGGCAGAGCTTGTGA
- a CDS encoding YaiI/YqxD family protein, producing MIYVDADACPVKAEVEQVATRHKVSVKLVCNGGIRPSANPLVELVVVDAGPDVADMWIAERAGPGDVVITTDIPLAAKVVEAGAQVLKPNGEPLTQANIGNALATRDLMYDLRAADPFRQGGGKGFAKSDRSRFLNALDQALRR from the coding sequence GTGATTTATGTGGATGCGGATGCCTGCCCGGTCAAGGCTGAGGTGGAGCAGGTGGCCACGCGTCACAAGGTCTCTGTGAAGCTTGTTTGCAATGGTGGTATTCGCCCCTCTGCCAACCCGCTTGTTGAATTGGTGGTTGTGGATGCCGGGCCAGATGTGGCTGATATGTGGATCGCAGAGCGGGCAGGGCCCGGTGATGTTGTGATCACCACAGATATTCCCTTGGCCGCCAAAGTTGTTGAGGCCGGAGCGCAGGTGCTCAAGCCCAATGGTGAGCCATTGACCCAGGCCAATATTGGCAACGCACTGGCCACGCGCGACCTCATGTATGATCTACGCGCCGCTGATCCTTTTCGCCAGGGAGGCGGGAAAGGATTTGCAAAATCTGATCGCTCGCGGTTTCTCAATGCGTTGGACCAGGCCTTGCGGCGCTGA
- a CDS encoding DMT family transporter has product MGQTKTPIGALWALLASLTFSVNDMLIKFLSDGYALHQIVFTRSLTGVLLLMIVIVPLTGGYGALRTQKLGLHLIRALFVVAANLFFYMALADLPLAIVVAIFFIAPFLITIFSVIFLGETVGKWRWLAVVVGLIGVLLIVRPGTEAFTLTTILPALAALCYAAFHILTRKIGQTETLISLTFYVPLVFLAVTTVIGLTLGQGGFAGGGHPSVEFLLRAWQWPSWADLSIMVFIGVGVTVGGAAISQAYRVAEAALVAPFEYTGLIYATAFGYLLFAEWPDSYEWAGMSLVLISGLVTVWRERVNARPRVAPPNSPR; this is encoded by the coding sequence ATGGGACAGACAAAAACGCCAATCGGTGCGCTTTGGGCGCTTCTCGCTTCTTTGACATTTTCGGTCAATGATATGTTGATCAAATTTCTATCCGACGGTTATGCATTGCATCAAATCGTGTTCACCCGCTCTTTGACGGGCGTCTTGCTGTTGATGATCGTCATTGTTCCCTTAACCGGCGGCTACGGCGCGCTGCGCACTCAAAAGCTTGGGCTGCATCTGATCCGAGCACTTTTTGTGGTGGCGGCCAATCTGTTTTTCTATATGGCGCTGGCGGATTTGCCCCTGGCGATTGTCGTGGCGATCTTTTTTATTGCCCCGTTTCTAATCACGATTTTTTCGGTTATTTTCCTTGGGGAGACCGTGGGTAAATGGCGCTGGTTGGCGGTTGTGGTGGGGCTCATCGGCGTCTTGCTCATCGTGCGGCCGGGCACGGAAGCCTTTACCCTGACAACGATACTGCCCGCCCTGGCGGCGCTGTGCTATGCGGCCTTTCATATTTTAACCCGCAAAATCGGTCAGACCGAGACTTTGATTTCACTGACTTTCTATGTCCCGCTGGTGTTTTTGGCCGTGACCACGGTGATCGGCTTGACCCTTGGGCAGGGTGGTTTTGCAGGTGGTGGGCATCCTTCGGTCGAATTTTTGCTGCGCGCGTGGCAATGGCCCAGTTGGGCGGATTTATCCATCATGGTATTTATCGGCGTCGGGGTCACCGTTGGCGGCGCGGCGATTAGCCAAGCCTATCGGGTGGCAGAGGCGGCGCTTGTGGCGCCTTTTGAATATACAGGCCTAATCTATGCCACGGCATTTGGCTATCTGCTCTTTGCGGAATGGCCGGATTCTTATGAATGGGCCGGGATGAGCCTTGTCTTGATCTCGGGCTTGGTCACAGTCTGGCGCGAGCGGGTGAATGCCCGCCCAAGGGTTGCGCCGCCCAATTCTCCACGTTAG
- a CDS encoding HAD family hydrolase, with protein MTVEAVVFDIGNVLLEWHPERYFDRTIGPERRKAMFADVDLHAMNDRIDLGEGFKDVIYATAEAYPAWRAEIRDWYDNWIELAAPPIDHSVRLLRALKIAGVPVFTLTNFGVESFAYAQSHYDFLTEFDREYVSGRMRVIKPDPMIYQMLEQDCGVPPERLLFADDRADNIAMAASRGWQTHHFITPQGWADCLVAAGLLAPEQAQ; from the coding sequence ATGACCGTAGAGGCCGTTGTTTTTGATATTGGAAATGTGCTGCTGGAATGGCATCCGGAGCGCTATTTTGACCGCACCATCGGCCCTGAACGCCGCAAAGCGATGTTTGCCGATGTAGATCTGCATGCAATGAACGATCGCATTGATTTGGGCGAAGGGTTCAAAGATGTGATCTATGCCACGGCAGAAGCCTACCCCGCTTGGCGCGCGGAAATCCGCGATTGGTACGACAATTGGATAGAGCTGGCAGCACCGCCGATTGATCATTCTGTGCGTTTGCTGCGGGCGCTGAAAATTGCGGGCGTGCCGGTTTTTACTCTGACCAATTTCGGAGTGGAGAGCTTTGCCTATGCGCAAAGCCACTATGATTTTTTGACCGAATTTGATCGTGAATATGTCTCGGGCCGTATGCGGGTCATCAAACCCGATCCGATGATTTATCAGATGTTGGAGCAAGATTGCGGCGTGCCGCCCGAGCGGTTGCTCTTTGCTGATGATCGCGCGGACAATATCGCCATGGCGGCGAGCCGCGGTTGGCAAACCCATCACTTTATCACGCCTCAGGGTTGGGCGGACTGTTTGGTGGCCGCTGGGCTGTTGGCGCCGGAGCAGGCCCAGTGA
- a CDS encoding ornithine cyclodeaminase family protein — MIPFDAGQERLDWLDLVAALKRGHQAPKAEIEDLFLYRGSDTLLSRSAWIDGMGLLTKTATVFPNNPKSGQPMIGGGVMLFDDATGALAAVIDFHLITKWKTAGDSLMAALALAPAGAREILIVGAGTVGRSLVEAFGAGFPEARFSIWNRSPKAAEVFAQETGAQVVRDLQSAVAAADIILTCTMTTAPIIQGDWLRPGQHLNMIGAYRPDMREADDAALQKSKLFVDSYDTTLGHIGELKIPLESGAIDRSHLRADYYDLEAFEAGPDDITVFKNGGGAHLDLMTARYVLDQWPAPAGAAALDKPGNARAGRV; from the coding sequence ATGATTCCGTTTGACGCCGGCCAAGAGCGTCTGGACTGGCTGGATTTGGTCGCCGCTTTGAAGAGGGGGCATCAGGCACCAAAGGCAGAAATTGAGGATCTGTTTTTATATCGCGGATCCGACACGCTCTTGAGCCGCTCCGCTTGGATTGATGGGATGGGTCTTTTGACCAAAACCGCCACGGTTTTCCCGAACAACCCCAAGAGCGGCCAGCCGATGATCGGCGGCGGTGTGATGTTGTTTGATGATGCCACAGGGGCGCTTGCGGCGGTGATTGATTTTCACCTGATCACCAAATGGAAAACCGCCGGCGACAGTTTGATGGCGGCGCTGGCGCTGGCCCCGGCGGGGGCGCGGGAGATATTGATTGTCGGTGCCGGCACGGTTGGGCGCTCTTTGGTGGAGGCCTTTGGCGCCGGATTTCCTGAAGCCCGGTTCAGCATCTGGAACCGGAGCCCCAAGGCGGCGGAGGTTTTTGCGCAAGAGACAGGTGCGCAGGTGGTGCGCGATCTGCAAAGCGCCGTTGCAGCTGCCGATATTATCTTAACCTGCACCATGACCACGGCTCCGATCATTCAGGGGGACTGGCTGCGTCCGGGGCAACATCTTAATATGATTGGTGCTTATAGGCCGGATATGCGTGAAGCGGATGATGCGGCTTTGCAAAAATCTAAGCTCTTCGTTGACAGCTATGACACCACATTGGGGCATATTGGCGAGCTGAAAATTCCCTTAGAGAGCGGCGCAATTGACCGCAGTCATCTGCGGGCAGATTACTATGATCTGGAGGCCTTTGAGGCCGGTCCGGATGACATCACCGTATTCAAAAACGGCGGTGGCGCGCATTTAGACCTGATGACCGCGCGCTATGTTTTGGACCAATGGCCCGCGCCGGCCGGAGCCGCCGCGCTAGACAAGCCCGGCAATGCGCGCGCGGGCCGAGTTTGA